Part of the Calliopsis andreniformis isolate RMS-2024a chromosome 12, iyCalAndr_principal, whole genome shotgun sequence genome, ATATTTTCATTGCAAATTACTTATAAGAGCAGTTTACTGTAAAAGGTTATAAAACAGTATTTGATTTAAAGAGAAAATATGCATGTACATAAATTACTATATACACAAGAAGATAGAAGGAGCAAGAATAATTATAGCGATTTATGCAAACCTTCAGTTTCATGATTTTTAATTCCTTTTTTAAAGTTCTTGAACTCCTTTGATATGTACCAAAACGTAAAAATGTAAATTGCACATAAAGACGaaataaaattatgtaaatCTAACTAAAAGTATTTTATATACCTATGACAAttgtttatataaatataaaactaaTATACTCAAATAATATAGAggacaaaaaattatatttacaaaataaaccATGCAATCAATGTTGCTGGTTTTTAATACATacaagtatatatatatatatgtatacgtatataacgtaatttatttttaaatgagtTGAGTTAAAAAtgtaagaaaaataaaatacaagagaTGACACGGATAAGCTTTTTTGTAATTCTAACAAATTGcttaaataattttgaaaaccGTCTTCAGACGAAAATCGTAATGTTAGCTCGTATTTAAATCTTCCTTTTTCTTAGCAGTAAGTTCAAAGATCATATCTCGCATACGACTAAGATCAACTAATTCCGCTCTCAGTTTTTTAAGGGATTCCTCTTTTTCTGCAATATTTTGTTCGTACGTATGTACCAACTGTGATAATTGTTGAGTTTCTTGTTTAAGTGCAGAAATATCTTTTTGATTTGATTGAATTTCCGAATCTTTCAATTCTATCACCTGTTTAAATATTGGATATTAGCATAATATACGTTatcataaatttttaatttacttaTATATTGCAATAATTTCTAAACTATTACCTAGTACTTTAATATCTTCTTGTAGAACAGAAAAAAATGCACCGATTAGTTTATTTAAAAGTATAGAGTAAAATATAAAAGATTGGTGCAGTTGAATTGTTTACATGGACCAATGcagtaaaatatataaaatgaatatgaaaACAATCATACTTGAGTGTAACTATTTAACTTTGCCctataacatttttttctatcTACAAGCGTTTTAAAGATATAACTTATCTCCGTTGCGtggaacactctgtataatatatatatacctGATCTCTTTTATTGAGTtgctcttgcattttatggagaaGTTTGCTTAATTCATGATTCTTGTTGGCCATTTCCGTAGTTTTCGCATCTGCATTTGCGCATTCAGTTTCTAATTCTTTTATCTTCTTCGTTAGTGCCTCAATCCTATTAACACTGCTTTCCAATTCATGCTTATATTGTGTAAGCAATATATTTAAATGATCAATACTGGCAGATTTTTCTGTTACTATCTTCTTTAACCCTTCAATTTCCTATAAGTACGCACAGTATAAATTATGTAAATTTGTTCCatttatacaggatgttcaCTAATTAATATCAGAAATGTTAAGAAGTGACTCTGTAtattaaaatgaaatgaaaattagaatcgacaaaattgtatttgaagctctattttcgaatttttagttGTTAAAAATCTATTGCGTTTAACGTAAGATGCTTATTCTAAAACCGGTTCACGTTAGAAAAATAAGACGCGACAGTCACAAGATCGTAACCACCTAGAAAGGTTTACTTATTTCATGGTACCATATGTAATTAGATTAACTGCGAAATGAATGAACCTTTCTGCGTGGATATTATTCTATCGTCGCTGCAGAAGGCATTTGAAGGCATTTCTGAAGGCATTTTTAACAGAGGGGGCTATCATTAATTGTTACTAAATGATCATCCTGTACAGAATATCTGATTTTCATCTTTCTACGCGAATATCTCGATAACTAATCAGTAAATGTTGAAAAAATGATTAAGATAATTAATTTGTATTCAAAGAAGAAGCGTGTTTAGTTAACGTCTTTCTTATTTGAATGAAAATACTTTTGTGATTCCAAAATCAAGAACTActacattaaaaaatattcacgTGAAAAGATCAAAATGATTATTCACTTAAAAATTATTAACCTGTTTCTTAACAGCAACTGCTTTTTTACTTTGCTCTTCTGTTTCAGCAAGTTTTACTGCTAACGTAGATTTCACTCCTTCTAAACATTGTTGTGTGTCAAATAACATTTGGTGCAAACGACTTGATTCAGCCAACACTTGTGCAAGTCTGTGTTGTAAACTGGTCCCATGATTACTTGCTGCTTCCAAACTTGATTGCATAGCCCGTTCTGAATGTCTCATAGCTGCTAACTTTTATATTGCAAACAGTAAACATGCAatacatattttatttcaaacaAATGTTCAATATGAAAAAGATCTATACCTTGTACTCATACAGTTCCATTACAGCTGATGTGGTGATATCGCCAATTTGATTTGATTCATAAGCTCTTTTCAATTTTGCTAAAAAAGCATCGAGTCGTTCTTCTTGTGCAAAAGAAAAGAGTGGAGCCATTTCGCTATTTGAATTCATGGGCATTTTATTTCCAACACTTGCTACTGTACCAGGGATACTCTGTACTAATATCAGGGGTTCCAGCTGTTTCATACAAAGCGCCACCGCAGCAACACTTATCACACAAAAATACGGAATACAATTTGCGTGTGACGATAGTGAATTTGTCTAGGGTTATTAATAAGAAGTAAAATAATTTGTTGCAAAATCATTAGATCTTAGAAGAAGAGATCACAAAGATTACATCTAATGATTACTCTTTGTGTCTTTAGTGAATCTAGACTCAAAATGGACTGACTCTGTTGTGACCTCTCCTTGTAAATAGTGAGAATACAGAAATAGTTTGTAAACGTATactaaaaatttatattttaaagaatATCTAGAATGTGCCAAGATGTAACCTACCATTCTTGAGGAAATCCTACAGTAGATGTCAACTGTAAAACTTTCTGTTTAACATCCCCATCACCTATAAACAGTGCATGAGCCATTGTCATTTGTATCTGCTTTTTTCTAAGCAACTCTGAATATAATGTCAACCAATGTGAGTTATGAGCTGCTAGATCAGCTGTCAAAGCTAATGCATGAATACACAAATTTGTATTAGGATTctgaaaaattgtaaaatggTATGATGTTCTTTAGAAAAGTTATGCTTCTCATATAttacaaaaaaaattaatactTGAATAAAATTTCCTGGCCAATCTTCAACTGTACGTGTTTCAGAATGAAACATTGGACTTAATAATGTACGTATTGTTTGTTCATTCAAGGACTGCATCACTTTTGCTCTAAGAGTAGGAATTTTAACCATTTCCTGAAACAGTTGCATTAATTCTGCTAATCTCATTTCTGTTTCCGTATCTAATTCCTGTTTTCCTTGAATTTCATTGTTTTCTGAATTTATAATAAGCATTAAAACAGATGCATCAAGTTCTGCTAGTACTTCAGAAGATGTTTTAGTACGCCGTGCATCAATTACTGTTACTCTGATTAAAGCCAGTGCTTTGGAACATAcctaaaaagaaaaaattattttaattaattgtgGAATAATATTTGTTTGTATAGACAAAATGTAATGTCTTAAAACTAATATACTTGTTCTACAGGAACCCATGTCATGGCTGTTTTTACACATGTAGGATATAAAGGTACCAGAGAAGATAATCTTAATTTTACTAGTGATGATAAAAACTCCATTATAAGAGCAACACATTCTGGATCTGCATTGTTCTCCAATGTAGCTAATACATTTTCCACATCTCTATCATAACTGgttaagaaagaaaaaaaaagaagtaaACAACATGCAatgtaaaatgaaattaaattattaGATGATTAAACAGATTCATGCAGTTTTTTagataatattaaaatacaaatattattTACAACAAGTTTACTAATTCAAATATATACTCTTATATTCAATTATTACTATTCAATGAGATGAATTATTCTATTTTGCTATCATGATTaatgttatttaattatttggTAACATATCAATTATTAAGTAACTTACTATGTGTATGTGAGTAGTACAGAATGAGAATGTTCATTTTGTCCAACATCATTAAAAAAGTCTATGATGTGTCTTAGTAGCAAAACATCTTTTTGTTTCATTGCAGTAATAAGACTGCTAAATGTCACAGCAGCAAAATCCAAAATATGTTTTTCAGcaatatttgtatttgtatgttCTAATATAATCAAAAGTTTACAACACTGTACACTGGTATTAGCAGTACAATGCTGCAGTTTTAATAATGTTCGTACAAATATTTTTGTGTCAATTGTTCTCATTAAAGTATATACTGCTGGAAGATTTTTATAACAAAGATTTACTAGTACACCTAATGAAAGTGCAATAATTTCTTCTTCTTTGGACTGAGTTACCCATTGTGTTAATATTGATATTAAATAAGGCAAATGAGCTTCTTGCCAAGAAATTTTTATTCCATATGTCAATTCTTGAAGCAATTTTAATACTCTTATTCTTTTTTCACTTGTTAAATTAGCCTGAAACATTCGATGAAGCTTACTTGTAATTCTAAATTAAGATTTTATTTTTTCTAAGTTATAGTAAATAgatatgaaaatataaataaatttttattgctCATAAAAATATACCTCTAATAATCTTGCCAGTATAGGGGCAAATTTATAAGTATGAATAAGAGCTTGTCTAGCAGCAGCATTGCGACATGCATTTTGCAAAACATCAACAGCATTCCAAATTAAAGTAGTCCTAGATGCCAGACTATTCATGAGTTCATATAGACTAACATAGAATTCTGCTGCTATATTTGTTCCAGGGTCAAATATGCTCAAATCTAATGACACACTTATTACCTACAGAAAACATAAGCTTTTATTATAAAAACATTccttatttttctttattttttataatttaagtAATCACAGTAacattttatacatatatttcaaaGGTGATACAACTTACGCAAGTACAGTTTTCACTTacagaagaaaattatttactaaataataacattaacaAAAAGAGTAGTTTTATCTAATAAAAGTTGTTTTACTTAAAAGAATTTGATTTATAATAGACAATTTTCTTgtcattattaaaataatttgtaatttatgtttgaagAGTTCTTTAAATAAACTctataatttcaatatttaattagCTACATTTTCACAATGAATAGAGGTGTATTTACCAAACTGATTCATAGTTGTAACTCGAAAATCGTGTTTTTTGAGGTGCATCACTTTTAAAATACATCTGCGATTTGTTAATTGATATACTTTTTAACAATATTTGATAATACATTCATTGATAatttgctatatttatattattacaaCATTATCACAAGTGGAAAATATTTAATCGATTGAAACTTACACCAAGGCTTCGTTGCAAAACTGAGGTTGTAGTTTCATTTGGATGTTTAGTATATTCTAAAACTGCAGAGATGAATGTTCTCATGTGCTGATATCTTTCCATTATGTATATTTGACGTTTTACAAATGATCCTAAAATTTTGATCGTTAACAAACAGCGATAACATTAAAATTGATAGAGCAAACTTCTTTTTCGTTAATTGCAATCGTTGATGACAGAGACGTAAACGTAATAGTTTTCAAGTTAAAACGTTTGTAAAAGATAGAAACATGTATATGTGGAGTATATAAGGACAttaattatttcattaataCATCTCCAATGATAGCATCCATgagttcttttttcttttaacgCGTATAGATTATATTTCCGAGATCAAAAATTAGAAATGCTTTTTCGCGGAAAAACGGTATTCGGTAGCCATTTCTAAgctttattttcaaaattaaccAATCCCAGAAATGATAATCAATTCAGCCAACAACCGCAGACAAAATCTTCGTGCTTAACAATTACAGATCAGGTGTGATTATAATTTGACCAATCAGTGACTTGGAAGAAACACGTGGAGCCAATCGTGATTTATATTACTagcaatatatttattttcttcGAATGCAATAGTAAATACATCTAGAAAATATATCTAGGATTAAATTTTTTACATTCTTTTCCTGTATCTAATTAATTGGGTAttcttttatactatgtaaacgaaaaaaatgattaataacaaaataaaaaatgttaaaatattaaCTACTACTGCTGATAATACACTAATTCAACCAGTAAAATTGGGCGAACAGAAGCTGTGATTGGTTGTATATAGATTGTACACAAAGTTCAAAGAACTAGATCTAGGGGATACAGGGAATTTCGAATAAGCGTATACTGACATATAGTTTTGGAAACCTCGTTCAGGTGTGAGAGTACAGTAATAAAAGAGTAattgaattatttgaaatttttattattataaaattaagaaactaATGTTTACACTTCCGACATTTCTATTCAGAAGAATAAACTGTAAGAATGATTATATCGCTCTAATAATGTATTTCTAACTGCCTGTGTTAGTATAaccttcaaataatttaattacTATTTTATTACTGTAATATTAAGAAACTAATGTTTACACTTTCTATATTTCTATCTGAAACAATAAACTATAGGAATGGAATGATATCACTTTTAAAGTGTATTTTTTACTCTGTATCGGTAAACTATTTTCCATTGCATGCTATGTTAcatattttgtaaattaaatttattaaggagaaaatatttatatacgCTTGTACCAAATAAGtcagaaaaattatatttattctgTTGATTTTACAATATCTGAGCTACAGAATTAAAGTAGAATCGAAGGTGAAACAGAATGTCGATATGTCTGTTTATATGTACATCAAATAAGCCGCCCTGCCAGCCGTGAATTTAGACACTGACGGCGCCTAAGCGAGGTTTCTAGAGTTATATTTCTAGCAAGTCGGCATACGCTTATTCGAAATTCCCTAGATCTAATTCTGACAGAATTAATGGACTTTGCATACTTTTGTTCAGATATGCAATTGGTCAATTCGGCAAtactttaattatttatatcTATACAAACTTTTTAATTGCATACTTTTTGATAATTCTTCTTACTCTTTTAAAAGAATTGGAATTacttaatttattataaattgaACTTAAGAAATCACGTTAAACATATTTATTCGTAAAAGATGAAAATAAGgtatgaaaccagtatgaaaaatgaaaaaaatactaAACAAAACCACCTGCAAAAATGTTCACATGATTGTTTTCGATAACAAATAATCCCGTTATAAAGTCTATCTAAAAAGTTAAGAATAGTGCGCttttgttaataataattagtaagtattttcaaaaataaaatgttAGAGAAAATGAAGATAATATTATTAGTCGGTAGTGGCGCCCTTCTCCGGTCGTGCTCATTGAAATGCGCCATCATTTCCGATTCGAGGAAAAAGACAACGACATTGAAGACAGATACTCTCGAAGGATCTTCCGAGGTTGAAATCGCTTCGTCGCTACTTCACGATTTCATTAACTTATAGCTGGTAATTGACTGATCCGTTGATCAGCGGTAAATGTTTGCGTGTACGTGACTCTCGGGTTCGTTGTTGCAAACGAGAAGAAAGTGTCGCGCAGCACCGTGTGTACTGTGTGTGTGATACGGATCTCAGTGTCTCGATTTCTTTTAGTGCGATCCAATTGTTCGATTCGAAATTCGGTCGCATTAAATTAAGGAGACACCCATATTGGTCGGCTCGTCAAGAAAGTGGCATTTAGAGCGACTGTTATCTCGCGGAAAAGTGGCGAAAATCTATTTCTCAAGCGAGAGAAAAAAGAGAATGTGAAAAAAAGCAGCGAAGTTCGCGAAGCCGTGTCTGCCCAGTGTGTATCAATCGGAACTGTCATAAATGTACACATTCTATATAGATTATACGATCTATGCTCAGTTAGTGGGCCGATTTACCGGAGACAAGTGATCGTGTCTGACGCGCGGCAGTGAATTGACATTAATCATCGTCGCGCGGTGCTGTGCACCCATCGACCGTCTAAACAACCGCATTTCTATTCGACGACGAGCTTCCTCACGCAGCAGGTTAAGCACCAAAAATTCGAGTTTTTCATCTTGTCAAGTGCTCACTGTTTTTATTATCCACCGAAAACGCATCTTTTCTCATGCTTCTCTTTCTCTACATCACTCGTGTGTGGAAGTTTTATGTTTACGAATAGTGGCCGTCTGACGATACCAGAGTCGCAGAATGTGATCAGATTTTCTCCTACATTGTTTGCCCTTTGTCGCATATTTCCTGGGAGCCGAATGAGCCGATAAGATTTCCGTGTGCCCTAAAACGTGCAATTTTTTCAGCCCCGAGATCTTTTGGCATTTCGAGGAATTCGTTCTGTTGGATCTTGCTGACGTTTCACAGACGGTAACAAGTACTCGGACTTGTAACTATCGTGGCGCATCGTTTACTCCCTTTATTTGTCTCCTCTGTCTTCCTCTCTCTGCTTTGACGAGGGAGAAAGAGGCTGAACGAACGGATGTGTGGATGTGAGAGGGAGAGGGCAGAGCAagccagagagagagagagagagagaatgagAGAATGAGTAAGCGAGCGAAAGAAAGAAAGGACAGCGAATGAATATCTAAGTCAAAGAGAGTGGGAAAAGAGAGATAGAGCTAGTATGAGAGAGGGGAGGGTATGAGCGACATgcaacagagagagagaggaaggcGGGATTCGCGCGCGCGTACACAAAATTCTATCCCTCCTTATCGGTTTCTTTTGCAGGCTCCTATATCCTATCACGCTAACGGTTTCTCGTGTTTTTTCGATAATGTCATTTCTTCGAAGAGTCTGAAGTGTAGATACGCAGATAACTTTGGGATGAGTGTTCCTTGTGCATGTAAAATTGAACGCAACATTACTCAGGCGTATAGACTGTGTTACGCGTGAAAGAGTGTAGTTTGTGTATGTGCGAGccgcgcgcgcgcgtgtgtgcATTTGTATAGTGTGTGTAAATGGTTGCGTATATGTTTTCACTCGGTTTGTTCTCACTCTTCACGGACGTTTTTTCCTTCTAGCCCGTACCCCGGGACGGGCTCGCGCGATCGGACCTGTTTCCTTCTAAACGCCCATGAGTCGTATATTAGGTGAATTCCGTGATATGTCTTCTTGCAAAGTAGCTGTAGCGTTATAGACACTACGTTGGTTGATCCCCGATTCTTCGTTCGTCGTACATTATCGCTCAGAGAGGCCAGGTTTTATCAACTGTAACATTATCAGGAAACTTAACACCGGAGACTCTTCGATTCATCCCGTGACTTACTTCACATACTAATTGGATAATGTAATTAACAGGAGATTCGTTTTAATGGGTTAAACAGTACTAGCTATCATTCCTCATTAGTATCACCCGTTGTGCTTTCCTCTCGTGTAGCCTAATCGCGATAGAATGGAGAGCGAAATTTTACACATGTATTCGTGAAAGTCAGTATCTGGTTTTGTTTTCACGAATTATGTCGAGTATTTGTGCGTTTCTTAAATTGATTACACGAAACTTGTTAttacattttaattaaattatcgtgtttttatattatattttaacgaTAATACATGTATACTGTGTGTTTCAATGGGGTATCAACTCCTTATCAACTACAAAACTCGTATTAAGTCAGGCTGGATATCACGCTCTATTATATTGCATTGTATTGCACATTGAATAGGGCGTTAAAACTCTTAAAAATCATCTTAAagatatttattaataataatagtaataatacgcTTAGAGTAAAGTATTTTACTAAATTAGATTTTTTGTATACAGACTGTAAATTTAGAAAACTATTATTTCAATTGAATATTTGATATCAGTTAATTTATATAACTATTAAAAATAACATGTATTTATAATAGTTTTATTTATtgcattaaaatattttaaaatttttataaagaGTTTATGATGTCTGCATAATTACTGAGTTATTATATTTAAGTTAAAGAGCATTTAATTACTGGATATGTAAATGAGAGTGTTATCTATTGTGCACAGCATTTCAGTATAAATAGACATTTATCTATTGATTTAGAGTTTTAGGCAatctgaaaattaaaaattgtttaatgttttctttttattaagaTGTAACATTAggttttttgaatttctttaaatatttatttccatAATTTTTATTATGGCTAAGCTTTTACTATTAATgttattgtatttaaaataattataattagttTTAGTTACTTAAATAAGTAAATTGGGTTATAAGTATAagcaaatattttaaattcttaACTTGATAAACTAGATCATATCATATAAGAAATTGCAagcaataaatattaatatttataacttAAAAATACTGATATCTttcaaaatatataatataaaactaGCTAATAATATACTTGAGTTTGTGTTTATGGGtaaatttattgttaatactGGTTTATAATTTTACttctttaattaatatttttatttcatacttAGGTGATCATGGCTAATCGGGGTACAGCCCAAAGGCCAAATGGTTCGACACAAGGGAAAATTTGTCAGTTTAAGCTGGTGCTGCTTGGAGAATCTGCAGTAGGGAAATCAAGTCTTGTTCTAAGGTTTGTTAAAGGACAGTTTCATGAATATCAAGAAAGTACTATTGGAGGTAAGTTTTGTACTTGTATAAATGATGAAATATATTTGATAAAAATATTAACATTACGTTTAACGTAATATATCTTTAATAaaatagtatttatattttatgtttctaattATAGCTGCATTTTTAACACAAACTGTATGTTTGGATGACACAACTGTAAAATTTGAGATTTGGGATACAGCTGGACAGGAACGTTATCACAGTCTTGCACCTATGTATTATCGAGGTGCACAAGCAGCCATTGTTGTATATGACATAACAAATCAGGTAAGTAAATTTCAATGGTATTTAACTCTGGTTTAAATATAAATGTTATATTTTACATACACTAAATTTTGTATGCAATATGCAAGGTAAATaccttatttatttttatgaatACATTTGTAATTTATCGTcatcttttttaaatattttttctagTTTTAGTTTATAGTTATATTTAAGAAAAATAAGCTTTTGTCATATAATGTTTTTTATTAAAACTACAGGATACATTTGTACGTGCCCAAACATGGGTGAAGGAATTGCAACGACAAGCCAGTCCAAGTATAGTTATAGCATTAGCTGGGAATAAAGCAGATCTTTCAAATAAAAGAGTTGTAGAATTCGATGAAGCTCAAACATACGCAGATGAAAATGGCCTTCTTTTTATGGAAACTTCAGCAAAGACAGCGATGAATGTTAATGATATATTCCTGGCAATTGGTAAGATAATTCTTTATCATTCTATATCATATAGACCACAGCAAAAATTTTTTGAATATGTTTATAAATTTATACATTACTATTATTCAGAAACAGCTGTATTTGTACTTATCTTATCTAATCAATATAAAGAATAGATGGATTtgaattaatatatattatgttGTATATGATGTAGGAAATGTGAATTATGTTGTTCATTTTAATAAGTAATCAATCATCACATAAAAATTCAGTTAGTTTTAAAAGTTAGTTTGTTATAATTTGTAACATTTTACTTCTTATAATTTAGAAGTAATATCATATTTATACACAATAAGCAATATCATAAACAAGAAGAAATTAAAGTAAATCATGTCATATTAATGTGTTGCAGCTAAAAAACTTC contains:
- the LOC143186346 gene encoding uncharacterized protein LOC143186346 → MERYQHMRTFISAVLEYTKHPNETTTSVLQRSLGVISVSLDLSIFDPGTNIAAEFYVSLYELMNSLASRTTLIWNAVDVLQNACRNAAARQALIHTYKFAPILARLLEANLTSEKRIRVLKLLQELTYGIKISWQEAHLPYLISILTQWVTQSKEEEIIALSLGVLVNLCYKNLPAVYTLMRTIDTKIFVRTLLKLQHCTANTSVQCCKLLIILEHTNTNIAEKHILDFAAVTFSSLITAMKQKDVLLLRHIIDFFNDVGQNEHSHSVLLTYTYYDRDVENVLATLENNADPECVALIMEFLSSLVKLRLSSLVPLYPTCVKTAMTWVPVEQVCSKALALIRVTVIDARRTKTSSEVLAELDASVLMLIINSENNEIQGKQELDTETEMRLAELMQLFQEMVKIPTLRAKVMQSLNEQTIRTLLSPMFHSETRTVEDWPGNFIQNPNTNLCIHALALTADLAAHNSHWLTLYSELLRKKQIQMTMAHALFIGDGDVKQKVLQLTSTVGFPQECVAAVALCMKQLEPLILVQSIPGTVASVGNKMPMNSNSEMAPLFSFAQEERLDAFLAKLKRAYESNQIGDITTSAVMELYEYKLAAMRHSERAMQSSLEAASNHGTSLQHRLAQVLAESSRLHQMLFDTQQCLEGVKSTLAVKLAETEEQSKKAVAVKKQEIEGLKKIVTEKSASIDHLNILLTQYKHELESSVNRIEALTKKIKELETECANADAKTTEMANKNHELSKLLHKMQEQLNKRDQVIELKDSEIQSNQKDISALKQETQQLSQLVHTYEQNIAEKEESLKKLRAELVDLSRMRDMIFELTAKKKEDLNTS
- the Rab5 gene encoding RAS oncogene family member Rab5; the protein is MANRGTAQRPNGSTQGKICQFKLVLLGESAVGKSSLVLRFVKGQFHEYQESTIGAAFLTQTVCLDDTTVKFEIWDTAGQERYHSLAPMYYRGAQAAIVVYDITNQDTFVRAQTWVKELQRQASPSIVIALAGNKADLSNKRVVEFDEAQTYADENGLLFMETSAKTAMNVNDIFLAIAKKLPKNEQSGNASTSGQGRRLVETDGQKAATGNCCK